The stretch of DNA CCGCCGGAATCCCCGCTGCGACAGAACCGTCTGTACGAGGCTTCATACCTGCTGCGCGACTATGGCTTCGATCTGGAGGATCTCCCCTTTGCCGGCGAAGGCAACCTCCCGCTCGACACCGATCCCAAGACCGCCTATGCCGAGCGTACGCTCTCCCAACAGCCCGTTGAACTCAACACCGCCGACCGCGAGCTTCTGCTGCGGGTGCCGGGTCTGGGCCCGCATGGCGCACAGGTGATCCTAGCCAGTCGTCGGGAGCGCCAGATCCATGACCTCGGGCAGCT from Anaerolineales bacterium encodes:
- a CDS encoding helix-hairpin-helix domain-containing protein, whose protein sequence is PPESPLRQNRLYEASYLLRDYGFDLEDLPFAGEGNLPLDTDPKTAYAERTLSQQPVELNTADRELLLRVPGLGPHGAQVILASRRERQIHDLGQLRKLGILAERAAPYITLMGRRPSRQLQLFRD